Genomic window (Phragmites australis chromosome 5, lpPhrAust1.1, whole genome shotgun sequence):
CTATCTTTTTTCTCATCATGTTTAACGAATGGtggataaaaagaaaataagtagaaataaagaagaaataaaaaccATGGAGGTATGCTCATGCAATTGACAGCATTAGGTCCGAGCAGTATGCATCCACAATTTTGAAGTGTCTATCTGGAATTGAATAGTATATGCTATGGACCGTGTCATATAATTATATAAACAGTAAAGTGCACTGCAAACAtgatgataaaaaatgataCATGACCAAATCATTCTAGCGGCAACATGATCACAATATCACATGATGGTGTGCCTTTTCTAGCCATAATAAAAGCAATGGTATTATAAGCTTCCCAAGCATTATTGAAATAGCCACAATCTATAATTATGTTCATGCCACCCATAAAGCATCTATTTGCATTGTCCTTTTCAAAAATAAAGCAGATCCGTTACATCCATACATCATTCAGTGACAGGAACATCCATCTTGTGTAAGCAATAACAGCGATCAACCACATTTCTGTTGCTGTCAACCAACAATGAACACCACACAGATAGCCAATATGAGGTAAACAGTACAGCGCCAAGCAGGCTGCCAAAACATGATCTAGCTTATTGTTCCAAGATTAGCAATTCCGGTTATTCTAATCCAAATTGATTAGAGACATTTTTAATAAAGACCTACTTCATCATTATTGAGCTACAGGGGCAAAAATTGCACATAAAACCATGATGTCTAGCAAGTTTACTTTAAAAACTTAATCATCATGATGTGATACAGGATGATTAAAAGGAACAAAATGTGACACCCACCAAGCGTTGAAACTAGTTTCGACATTATTACAAAGGTACATTCTTAATCTAGCTGTCTGTCATAGTTGGAACAAACACTTAACCTCATGGTTCTTAAATTCTATAATTTCCATAATCAACTCAGTTCACAGTTATCACAATAGTGAAGCTTTCATGTAGTTTACAAAACCATATTCAAGTTAAGCTATAGTATTTTACTCACCTGACACTGTCAGTAGTCGGCATAAGTTTACTTATTGATTTCGCAATCTGTCGGTCATATTTGCTGAATTCCTGCATGGCATATATGATGTCAGCCACAGTACACGTTACCAACATACTCATCTATACGTCAGACGATAAGGCAGGAAATAGTCATTATTCATCAgaattatcaaaccaacagaATTACTGCAAGTTGTTCAAAATTGTAGTTAAAGATTAAAGGCTTCGGCAGAAAGTAAGACCTTGCTGAGATGAATGTTTCCTGGCACTTGATTATGTAATAATGCTCGCCTCCGTGATTCCGCTTCTAATGCATATTTATCGGCAAAAACTTTGATACCTGATGTGAAAAAACAATTTGTAATACCCTAGTCCTATAAATCAAGATACAACAGACAAGTAGTGTAGTTAGGAAATAAACGACATGCATAGATGGTAATACTTCATACAGAAATAGAATCGTTGGTGTACTGTAAATGTGCAAACAGCACCAGAGTCTTCATTCCCTTCTATTTCTGGGTGCGTGCTCTATGCGCAAAAGAAGTGTTTGACATAAGCACTGCGGAATCCTTAGCGTGGTTCTTAGATCCCATGAAACTGGATTTTTAATAGTACAAGCTTGCACTTTGCAGATTTCTTATCATGTGGTTAGAGCCTGGAACAATACAAGATATGGCTGGTGCCAGTACATAACTCAAGGGCTGTAGATAGGCTTTACAGATTAGATAAGTTGAAGATGACTGTCCATCTGATGAGTTTTAAAATAGAAACTGATGAATGGACTATCAGATGTTCATAGGCGCCACACTATCTGAAGTGCACAGGCTAATCAAGTATACATAGAACTCCAGTTTATGTAACCAAGTGCCGACCCAACTGATACTAAACTTTTTTTCATGAAAAGCACAACTGGTACTAATTTTCTATTAAGTGATTTCAACACGAAAGAGATTGAATATAGTACAGACGAATCCATCCtattaagggcctgtttggaagaGGGGGGGTCACTCTAGgaatttttaggatttagttCAAGTCCtattaagggcctgtttggaagaggggagcactctaggaatttttaggatttagttCAAGTTTGTACTAAATCCTAGGGATTGGATCCCAAAACAACCTTTCCAAACAGGCCCCAAGAGTACCAGTACCAGAACTTCAGAACAGCTCCATCTATGCACAGAACTACAAATATTAAGTTTCAAAATCAATTCTTTAGAAGAAAGAAGTACCTGCAACATTATTTTGAGAATTTTGACTAGATTTGGAAGCTGCTGCGTCCCTCAATTTAGCAGCTTCCTTTTCCACAGCTTCCTTTTCTGCAGCTTCCTTTTGAGCAGCTTCAAATGCTGTTTTCCGTGCTTCAGCTGCTAATGTTGCAGCTTCCTTCTGCCTGGCCTGCATCATAGTTGGTGATCTTTCTTATTAATTGCAACGGCCTTCAAGTGATTACCAGTGAAGTAAAGCAAAATTGCTGGTAAGAAAATATgaagaagaaaagcaaaagGAATAGCTGAAGGAAAAAAGCAAACGACAAACTAGATGCAATCAAAACAGATGGAACTTAACATTTACTATGATCCACTACCAACAATGGACTAGCCTCCAAGATCCTAAATGGCTAAGCCCTCAAATACCACATCATGTGTAGTTATGTACGAAAAAAAGATCATGTGATCAATGAATCTGGGCAAACAGACCTCTGCTTCTTGCCTGGCTCTTTCCTGCTTTAATTTTTCTTCCTTGATAGCTTGCTCTTTTCTTTTAGCTTCTTCAAGAGCTGCATCATCTCTTATTCGACGTTCCACAATCTGGGATTTCTGTTCATGATCCCTTTGGACCATAGACAAGTGTTTATCGAGTACCTCTGCACTACAAGAAAGCAATAGGATAACATGATACTGAAGCCAATAAAAGATTGTCAAAATTGAAAAGTACTACAAAGTTGCAGTTGTACACATAATCCATCtgattacttttataactcattTTGGATTTCTCAGCTCTTTTTCAAGCAGTACAAGACATGGTAGAATTTCTAGTCACCTTTTCCTCTTCTTGTCTTAACTTATTTCTAGCTAATTGAATGGTATCATTCTCATGAATGAATGAACAATCTTTCCTAATGTAAGGATAATTAAAAGGCGCCATGGTCCATTAGTTTACTTGTTTAATTCATGCACAAGCCAAATATCACAAATATTTGCAATTGGAGGGGGTATATCCTAGACACCAACTAAGAAAGTAACAATATCTATCTACAAATCCTAGCAATACTGCAATAGTCTAAGATTTTTATTTAGGCATCTGAAGAATGAATTGGAATGTTAAGCTTTAAACAATGCAGTAGGCAGAAATTCCACACCAATGCACAGTGCTAAGAAATCAGTATAACCATATCATATCACAGCACGGATAGTTTATAACACAAAATACTCCTAAAACAAGAACACAACTGACGTACAGTGTATTTGAAAAAACAAATGGCAATTGTCTGTATAAGTAACAGCATAACCCAATTATGAGGGCTACAGTAACTGAAGAAGTGTACTACAGTGTAGCATTGAACTCATAAATTTAGCAATGGATAGGTGTGAACCCTTCAATCAATCTAATGAAGATAATGTATAAGAGTTGTGCACGTAAGTACGGTTTTTCTCCAGATTGTGTAAAGAGGTGCATAATAATCTGTTAAAAACAACACATTGGAAGCAAGTTCCACCGGCCTTCGTAAATACATACACATAAAGCAAGTTCCACTTGGGAATAAACAAATAGATTGAAACAGAAATAAATTGAATCTGCAACCCATAAGGCCACGAAACAGATTTACATAATGACTTTACAGAGCAGTCACCATTACTAAAACAATGCAGTCTTGATAAGCCAGTAAGCAATTAGCTCATTGTTGCCAAAAACAGGTACTAACAAAAAGAGAACCGGCTACAATGAAGCTTATTTTGGTTACAGACATTGGATAAGTACTAGAATGCTTTGTATCTTAAGTGTTGTTCACCAAAGATCTAGTACAACACAAACAATTTTTCTTTGGTATTGGTAAAAACATGAAAATTGCAATGAAGACTTCCAGAAATGCAAGAATAATTAATAAAGGTACATACATTCTTCTCTGGAAGTGTATGTCTAGCCTTCTGTCTATCTCCTTTCTTGATTCTGTATATTTCTGAAGTCGAGCGAATGCAGAAATTGTTCTCTGGATTTCATTTTGGTGGCATACCTCCAATGCAGCTAGCTTACTTCTGACTTCTTCCTGAAGAACAAATATCATACATGATTGAAACAACTGTTTAAAAAGATAAGAATGGGGTCCAACAATAGTCCATCATGGTCAAAGCGAGAGTTCAAGACAATGCTGCAATTGGTGAGAAGTTTTAATCCATCGAAATAGCATAACTAACGTTGTTCTATCAACCAAGAAAAATAATGTCATCAGAGAATCTAGTGCCCTGTCCTTTCAAACTTTCTTCAGTAATATGACAAAAACATTTTGCCTAGCTTCACAGTGTTGTAAAAAACCTGGAGAAATCCCATACTCCATAAACCAACAATTGTAGGCATATCAGCATCTGCTACAACAGTGATATGACATGATGATGACGATAATCTAACGTAATCAAGATTGCTTCCCTGTTATCTTTCCTCTTGGATCTCAATCTTTTCAACTTGGCATAAAAATAGCTCTGTATTTGAAAATTATGCTCAAGTTGCCAACGAACAAACTAAGCTCTTCTTTTTCATGCATATCATGATGTAATTTATGTTCAAAATCTAGAGGTGTGCTACTATCCATCCATACAAGTGTGACATCTCCAGAAAGCATAAAGGGAACCAACATGCTCCATTCAGGATTTCTTACAGTATAATATTAGCCAAATAAAAAGATCATATGCAAGTAAGTATCCACATTCCATTTCTTGGATCACTAAAAGGATGTTGTCAAACCCAAAGCATAAAGGGAACCTATTGAACCCTAAACTGCAATTAGTACATGACAAAAATTCAATAGTAAGTCACTAAAACATGCAGGTAAAACTGTATAGAATGCAAGAACACACTTGAACTTTGAGATGATGCTCGCTTTCCAGCTCAAGAAGAATGCTCTTCTCTAGGTTACTTTTCTCCATCAAGTGGTATGGTGCAACCTGGCCATCTTCCAATTCATCCTCTAATTCTTCTGAATCACTGTGAAAATACACCATGCGTAAAGTCACTATGCAAACTTGTGCAGATTTGCAAAGCAAAAACACACGCTACAGACCATAGTTAATGGCCAGTGGTATCCTTATGCTTCATAGATTGTCCTAAGACAGAAGTTCTCTTCCTTACAATCATGCCCTCCCTCTTCAGGTATAATTCAGAAACTATGacacaaatttcacagaaaatGCAATACCCAATTGCAGATCAAAACTTCACCTGGATTCGATATCGTTAAATGAGAACCTCGCTCCGTTGGCCACAAGAGCCTGGGCCTCCCCATCACTGATATTGTCTTCCTCTTCCGTGCCGTCTTCGTCATCAACCCGCATCACAAAGGCCTTCTTCCTCGCACTGCCATCGCTAGCCCTAAATTAACCAAACAAAACACGTCGAATCTCATGCGATGGCAAATCACTAAAGCCAAACCGCAATAAGCAAGCGAGAGATGTACCAATCCGGCGGCTGTTTCAGAGGCGTGGGCGGCGCAGCTTGGCGAGTGGCATCGAGTGCGTCAAGCTCGGCGAGGACATCGCCGAGCGTCCAGCTCGAGCGAGGGTCGAGGGCCTTGGGGCACCGCAGCTCCACGCGCTCGAAGCCCCTGCGAGGAGGAGaaacagagagggagaggcaggtCAGTCGCGACTCGCAACGAACACCGACTGAAGGGAGGCAACATGATGCCGAAACCTCGGCGGGGCGAGATTACATGGCGGTCGTCCCCGTCGCCGCCGCAGTTTCCGGCGAGGTGGCGGTGGGCGGTCGGCGCTCCGGTCTTCTAGGGTTCGCTCCTGCGCTCGTCACGTGAGAAGTACGCTTCGATGCAGGCCCGGAACCGAGCAGCGGGAGCGTCGCAGcgcaaattcaaaaatagaaagGAATCCGAAACGACTTCGAGCAGGCTGCGAGGTGGTGCGCCCTGCGAGGTTAGCATTGATCAGTGGCGATGGCTGGCGAGACCCCAAAAATTGGCCACGCGCAGGATTGTGAATTTGGAGCGACGACGGGATGGGCACACAGGGGGGGCGGGGGTGGCGTTCCCGCAAGCCTGTGCGCGGGCCGGCGGCAGGAGTAGGGAGACGGCCGCGGCGGCTCTCGAGCCGTAGAGATAGGTGTGAATCCACGGCAGGCAGCGCCGCGGCGGGACGGCGGCGATAGGTCGGGTCGCCGGACTCTGCGACGGGAACCTGGGAGGCAGCTGAGCCGCAGGGAGCGTCAGGTGTAAGCGGGGTTTGAGGCTTGTGTGTGGGCCCTTTTGGAGCGTTTGTGGGCCGCTGACGCGTCCCAGGCTAGGCCGGCACGCCATGAGTACGGAGGGAGGCTGGGCCTCTGCCTTTTGGGCATTTTCCACATTTCATTAGGAAATTGAATTTAGGGCCTTTTTTTGGAACagcttcttaaaaaaatatgagtgctccttcatataaaaaaataaaaaaaatcggagTGCTCCTTcacctaaaaaaataaaaaaatcggaGTGCTCCTAAATGGAGGATTTTGCACCAGCTTTACAAAGATGTAGAAACCTGAATCCATATAGAAGCTAAATCTACTCCTCACCAACTTCTCACTTAACCTGTCTTTTCTACGATCAGAAGGCATTCACTTGTGGGCTCGGACGCTCGGTGTTCCTTCCTAGTTTCTTCTTGAGAGTGTCTAATTTTCAAGTTGTTGGAATTTTGTTACTCTTCGATCAATTTTTAATCATTAGATCAGCATTCAACAACTCACAATTTATTGTAATTTTAAGCCATTTTCAGATAGTttagagacaaaaaaaaatctttagaCGATTGAGAATTAGTTGACAAACATGTCCCTTCTTTAGTGTATGGAGATGCTGCCATATGCTTTTCTCcccttaggccatctccaggtGATGCCGTATCCGCCCATCATCCCGTATCCACATCGGATACGGCTTCGCGTGCGCCCACAACGCTTCTCCAGCGGACTCCGTATCTAGGTGAACAGGGTTGCGGGGagggggccggcggcggcaaaATTGCGGTGCGATACGGTGTCTGCTTCACTGTTGGCGTGCTTCTCTTGCTCTCCCCGctcccatcagcgccgccgcagGTCAAGCTCCTGGCCCACTCGCTCCTCGTGGGCGCCTACACGGTCTGGGGGCGGTCCCGTCGCAGAGCACGTGCTCCGGCGCGGGCTCGGCCTCCTCACCTCCGCGTCCGGGCTCCTCCAGCGCCGCTCGCCGCTGCTCTGGATGTAGACGCAGCGCTCGCTGTCCACGGGGACGCCGCCTCCGTGTTCCCCACCCTGTCCGCTGGGGGAGCTGCCGCCGCCAAGCTCGGGAGCtcccagctcctcctcctcctcgtggtCGCCGTCTCCGCCGCAGCGTGGGAAGCAAGAGCGGGACCGGGTGCCGCGGGTGCCGGGGCAAGCCTTCAACGCGAGCTTCGCGTACTACACCGGGTACGTCACCATCAGCGAGAAGCACGGCGCCGCACTCTTCTACTAGTTCTACTGGTTCTTCGAGGTCCAAGCCCCTCGTGCTCTGACTCAATGCAGATGAAAATGGTGTACATCTGGTTCTACTGGTTCCTTCCTAGCTTCTTCTTGAGAGTGTCTAATTTTCAAGTTGTTGGAATTTTGTTACTCTTCGATCAATTTTTAATCATTAGATCAGCATTCAACAACTTTAAGCTATTTTCAGATAGTTTAGAGACAAAAAATCTTTAGACGATTGAGAATTAGTTGACAAACATGTCCCTTCTTTAGTGTATGGAGATGCTGCCATATGCTTTTCTCCCCTTAGCCCCTCTACCGGAGCAACACCAAAGATGCTCTAAATTCAGAGAACTGTGAGAAGTGTAGTGGGCAACATCAGCAATGTTCTTCAGTCCCCTCCAGCACGTCACCAGCTTCCGATGGTACGTCCGGCGACGCCGCCGTGGCTCTACATTCTGATACACTCCAACTTGTCACCAACCTTCTCCGTTTTCTTTCCACCGCGCGCAGATGCGAAGTAGGAGCACGTCACCGATCTCGTTAACCACGCTTGATCACCGGTGACGCCCACGTCGCAAACAGAAATTCTCTGCACGTACACCATTAACACCATGAGGCTGGCCTCTCTTCGTGTCGCTCTGTGCCTTCTGCTTGCACTCCTCGCCGGCCACCGCGAGCGTGCGGCGGCCGTCACGCTGTCGGCGTCGTCGCGGTGGATCGTCGACGAGGCCGGGCACCGGGTGAAGCTTGCCTGCGTGAACTGGCCGTCGCACCTGGAGCCGCGCCGGTCGTGACCGAGGGGCTCAGGAGGCAGCCCGTGGGCGCCATCTCCGCGACGGTCGCCTCCCTGGGGTTCAACTGCGTCAGGCTCACGTACCCCATCGCGCTGGCGACCAACGCATCGCTGTCGTCGCTCACCGTACCGAATCGTTCGGGGCTGTGGTGATCAAACTGGAGGAGAAGAACGTCATGGTGATCCTGGACAACCACGTGAGCAGGCCGGTGTGGTGCTGCGGCAGCGACGGTGGCAACGGCTTCTTCGGCGACAGGGACTTCGACCCGACGTCTGGGTCGATGGGCTGGGCAACATGGCCACGCTCTTCGCCGACGTGCCCAACGTCGTCGGCATGAGCCTGCGGAACGAGCTCCGTGGCCCGAGACAGAATTCCGAAGACTGGTACACGTAAGTTGTTCACGCGTGCTCTCGCCGTTGCAATCTCCATACTCCAATGCTGACTTCACAGCTTATTATTGAAGTCATCTGCGACTGCACCGGCCGGCGGCAGGTACATGCCGAGGGGCGCGGAGGCGGTGCACGAGGCGAACCCGAGGGCGAGCTACGACTACGACCTGTCCTTCCTCGGCGCTAGGTAGGTGGGCGTCAGCTTCGCGGCGGAGAACAACCTGGTGTTCGAGCTGCACTGATACAGCTTCTCGGACGCTCGCGCTTGGGAGTCGGATAACGCCAACGAGGTCTGCGACCGCGCCGCGCGCGACTTCGGGCGGCGCGGCGGGTTCCTGCTCGGCCGGGGCTTCCCGCTCTTCCTCAGCGAGTTCGGCGCCGACTTCCGCGGCGGGGACCTCAAGGACAACCGGTACTACCtgtgcgccgccgccgtggccgcgGAGCTCGACCTGGACCAGGCGCTCTGGACGCTGCAGGGGAGCTACGCGCTGCGGCAGGGCGTCGCCGGGATGGACGAGGTGTACGGCGTCCTCGACTGGTCCTGGAGCAAGCCCCGAAACGAGACCGCGCTCCCGAGGATCCAGGCGTTGCAGCGGCCACTCCAAGGTCAGTT
Coding sequences:
- the LOC133919218 gene encoding mRNA export factor GLE1-like; translated protein: MGFERVELRCPKALDPRSSWTLGDVLAELDALDATRQAAPPTPLKQPPDWASDGSARKKAFVMRVDDEDGTEEEDNISDGEAQALVANGARFSFNDIESSDSEELEDELEDGQVAPYHLMEKSNLEKSILLELESEHHLKVQEEVRSKLAALEVCHQNEIQRTISAFARLQKYTESRKEIDRRLDIHFQRRIAEVLDKHLSMVQRDHEQKSQIVERRIRDDAALEEAKRKEQAIKEEKLKQERARQEAEARQKEAATLAAEARKTAFEAAQKEAAEKEAVEKEAAKLRDAAASKSSQNSQNNVAGIKVFADKYALEAESRRRALLHNQVPGNIHLSKEFSKYDRQIAKSISKLMPTTDSVRARASELIKALDGQDCPRPIACCLFANKIISIVKSRNTKDKTFGNLAFACGYVMLLVTNQVPDAMDYLLAEFNRVCIYTVPKHLHALNAQARNRDYYGLIGYQEENGQLESTESYLTYTVAYIKLYAAMIQTEIKGVRHPHGLAEGWKWLAMFLNALPATTATAYALHGFLKMAGFALHKKYGSQFMKILDVISRCFLPALKEQGSKLQSEAVNNLQNYLNDKIYLKEPEGQYLVQQLLSKELFM